A window of the Agromyces mariniharenae genome harbors these coding sequences:
- a CDS encoding metal-sulfur cluster assembly factor, with product MVTTLAPERYDAVTEALKDVMDPELGVNVVDLGLIYDLGWDDEHDALVIHMTLTSAGCPLTDVLEEQTAEALDGIVDAFRINWVWMPPWGPERITDDGRDMMRALGFAI from the coding sequence ATGGTCACCACACTCGCACCCGAGCGCTACGACGCGGTCACCGAGGCGCTCAAGGACGTGATGGACCCCGAGCTCGGCGTCAACGTCGTCGACCTCGGGCTGATCTACGACCTCGGCTGGGACGATGAGCACGACGCGCTCGTGATCCACATGACGCTCACGAGCGCCGGATGCCCCCTCACCGACGTGCTCGAGGAGCAGACCGCCGAGGCGCTCGACGGCATCGTCGACGCGTTCCGCATCAACTGGGTGTGGATGCCGCCGTGGGGCCCCGAGCGGATCACCGACGACGGCCGCGACATGATGCGCGCCCTCGGGTTCGCGATCTAG
- a CDS encoding M3 family metallopeptidase, which yields MDDRTNPFLEPSPLPYRLPLFGLVRPEHYREAIEAGMREQRAEVEAIAADAAPPSFENTLVALERSGVLLRRVLPVFANASSADASDELDALEAELAPKLAAHRDAIRLDPRLFARIGVLHGLRDDLGLDPDQAYLLDRSYTEAVLAGAGLDPEGRSRLTELNERLSSLTTAFQQDLLADTNDLALHLADEAELDGLDAGARSAAREAARSRDLDGWLITLVLPTGQPALAALTRPDVRDRLLAASMARGARGGAHDTRATLLEIVRLRAERAKLLGFPDHAAAVTAGETAGSPEAVAALLDELVPAATRNVARERADLTARASAAGARTPVAADWAYLAEQVRAERHDVDLAVLRPYFELDRVLVDGVFHAAGLLYGLRFDRRDGLVGYHPDTRVYEVFEHDGSPVGLYLFDPYTRDSKRGGAWMSALVDQSELTGDLPVVVNNMNIPKPAAGEPTLLTFDETETLFHEFGHALHGLLARVRYPSQAGTSVFRDFVELPSQVNELWVLRPEVLGHYAVHHETGERMPQQLADRLIAARGFNQGFETAEYLGAAVLDQAWHRLVAEDDVNDVAAFEHAALAAAGLADPLVPPRYSSAYFAHVFAGGYDAGYYSYIWSEVPGADVMEWFEHHGGATRENGDRYRREVLEPGGSRDPGESIRALLGREPSIDALLRRRGLA from the coding sequence ATGGACGATCGCACGAACCCGTTCCTCGAACCCAGTCCGCTCCCCTATCGCCTCCCGCTGTTCGGGCTCGTGCGGCCCGAGCACTACCGCGAGGCGATCGAGGCGGGCATGCGCGAGCAGCGCGCCGAGGTCGAGGCGATCGCTGCGGATGCCGCGCCGCCGAGCTTCGAGAACACGCTCGTCGCCCTCGAGCGGTCGGGGGTCCTCCTCCGCCGGGTGCTGCCCGTGTTCGCGAACGCGAGCTCGGCCGACGCGAGCGACGAGCTCGACGCCCTCGAGGCCGAGCTGGCGCCGAAGCTCGCCGCGCACCGCGACGCCATCCGCCTCGACCCGCGCCTGTTCGCGCGCATCGGCGTGCTGCACGGCCTCCGCGACGACCTTGGCCTCGATCCCGATCAGGCGTACCTCCTCGACCGCAGCTACACCGAGGCGGTCCTGGCCGGCGCCGGACTCGACCCCGAGGGGCGGAGCCGACTCACCGAGCTCAACGAACGCCTGTCCTCGCTCACCACGGCGTTCCAGCAGGACCTGCTCGCCGACACGAACGACCTCGCGCTGCACCTCGCCGACGAGGCGGAGCTCGACGGGCTGGATGCGGGTGCGCGGTCCGCGGCCCGTGAGGCGGCCCGCTCCCGGGATCTCGACGGGTGGCTCATCACGCTCGTGCTCCCGACGGGGCAACCGGCACTCGCGGCGCTCACCCGACCCGACGTGCGCGACCGCCTCCTCGCCGCGTCCATGGCGCGCGGCGCCCGCGGCGGAGCGCACGACACCCGGGCGACACTGCTCGAGATCGTGCGCCTGCGCGCCGAGCGGGCGAAGCTCCTCGGGTTCCCCGACCACGCCGCGGCCGTGACCGCGGGCGAGACCGCCGGCTCCCCCGAGGCCGTCGCGGCCCTGCTCGACGAGCTCGTGCCGGCGGCGACGCGGAACGTCGCGCGCGAGCGCGCCGACCTGACCGCCCGGGCATCGGCCGCGGGCGCCCGCACGCCCGTCGCCGCCGACTGGGCGTACCTCGCCGAGCAGGTGCGCGCCGAGCGCCACGACGTCGACCTCGCGGTGCTGCGACCGTACTTCGAGCTCGACCGCGTGCTCGTCGACGGCGTCTTCCACGCCGCGGGCCTCCTCTACGGCCTCCGGTTCGACCGCCGCGACGGCCTCGTCGGCTACCACCCCGACACTCGCGTCTACGAGGTGTTCGAGCACGACGGCTCCCCGGTCGGCCTGTACCTCTTCGACCCGTACACACGCGACTCGAAGCGCGGCGGGGCGTGGATGAGCGCGCTCGTGGACCAGTCCGAGCTCACGGGCGACCTGCCCGTCGTCGTCAACAACATGAACATCCCGAAGCCCGCCGCCGGCGAGCCGACGCTCCTCACGTTCGACGAGACCGAGACGCTCTTCCACGAGTTCGGCCACGCCCTGCACGGCTTGCTCGCCCGCGTGCGGTACCCGTCGCAGGCGGGCACGAGCGTGTTCCGCGACTTCGTCGAGCTGCCGAGCCAGGTGAACGAGCTGTGGGTGCTGCGCCCCGAGGTGCTCGGGCACTACGCCGTGCACCACGAGACGGGCGAGCGGATGCCGCAGCAGCTCGCCGACCGCCTCATCGCCGCGCGCGGCTTCAACCAGGGCTTCGAGACGGCGGAGTACCTCGGCGCCGCGGTGCTCGACCAGGCGTGGCACCGCCTCGTCGCGGAGGATGACGTGAACGACGTGGCCGCCTTCGAGCATGCGGCGCTCGCGGCCGCGGGCCTCGCCGACCCGCTCGTGCCGCCGCGCTACTCGAGCGCGTACTTCGCCCACGTGTTCGCGGGCGGGTACGACGCCGGCTACTACTCGTACATCTGGAGCGAGGTGCCGGGGGCCGACGTCATGGAATGGTTCGAGCACCACGGCGGCGCGACCCGCGAGAACGGCGACCGGTACCGCCGCGAGGTGCTCGAGCCGGGCGGCTCCCGCGACCCGGGCGAGTCGATCCGCGCGCTGCTCGGGCGCGAGCCGTCGATCGACGCGCTGCTGCGGCGCCGCGGCCTCGCCTGA
- the sufC gene encoding Fe-S cluster assembly ATPase SufC translates to MSVLEIKNLHVNVETDQGVREILRGVDLTINEGEIHAIMGPNGSGKSTLAYTIAGHPKYTVVQGEILLDGENVLEMTVDARARAGLFLAMQYPVEIPGVTVTNFLRTAKTAIDGEAPSIRGWVKDVRESMSNLRMDPVFAERNVNEGFSGGEKKRNEILQLELLKPRFAVLDETDSGLDVDALKIVSEGVNRAKANTGLGIMLITHYTRILRYIHPDFVHVFVAGRIAEQGGPELAERLEEEGYDRYQVAETAVAE, encoded by the coding sequence ATGTCCGTGCTCGAGATCAAGAACCTGCACGTCAACGTCGAGACCGACCAGGGCGTCCGCGAGATCCTCCGCGGCGTCGACCTCACCATCAACGAGGGCGAGATCCACGCGATCATGGGGCCGAACGGCTCCGGCAAGTCGACGCTCGCCTACACGATCGCCGGTCACCCCAAGTACACCGTGGTGCAGGGCGAGATCCTGCTCGACGGCGAGAACGTGCTCGAGATGACCGTCGACGCCCGCGCTCGCGCCGGCCTCTTCCTCGCGATGCAGTACCCCGTCGAGATCCCCGGCGTGACCGTCACGAACTTCCTCCGCACCGCGAAGACCGCGATCGACGGCGAGGCGCCCTCCATCCGCGGCTGGGTGAAGGACGTCCGCGAGTCGATGTCCAACCTCCGCATGGACCCGGTCTTCGCCGAGCGCAACGTCAACGAGGGCTTCTCGGGCGGCGAGAAGAAGCGCAACGAGATCCTCCAGCTCGAGCTGCTCAAGCCGCGCTTCGCCGTGCTCGACGAGACCGACTCCGGCCTCGACGTCGATGCGCTGAAGATCGTCTCCGAGGGCGTGAACCGCGCCAAGGCCAACACGGGCCTCGGCATCATGCTCATCACGCACTACACGCGAATCCTCCGGTACATCCACCCCGACTTCGTGCACGTGTTCGTCGCGGGCAGGATCGCCGAGCAGGGCGGTCCCGAGCTGGCCGAGCGGCTCGAGGAAGAGGGCTACGACCGCTACCAGGTCGCGGAGACGGCCGTCGCCGAGTAG
- a CDS encoding non-heme iron oxygenase ferredoxin subunit — protein sequence MASVRVCAVDDLGTNEAARFVVEGVPIAVVKDAAGDIFAIGDTCTHGDISLAEGFVEDDTLECWAHGSKFSLTTGKPLTLPAYEPVPVFQVEVKDGDVHIDPSVTLTV from the coding sequence GTGGCATCCGTTCGAGTCTGCGCCGTCGACGACCTCGGGACCAACGAGGCCGCGCGCTTCGTGGTCGAGGGCGTGCCGATCGCCGTGGTGAAGGACGCCGCGGGCGACATCTTCGCCATCGGCGACACCTGCACGCACGGCGACATCTCGCTCGCCGAGGGCTTCGTGGAGGACGACACGCTCGAGTGCTGGGCGCACGGCTCGAAGTTCTCCCTCACGACCGGCAAGCCGCTGACCCTCCCCGCCTACGAGCCCGTCCCCGTGTTCCAGGTCGAGGTGAAGGACGGCGACGTCCACATCGACCCGTCGGTCACGCTGACCGTCTGA
- the sufD gene encoding Fe-S cluster assembly protein SufD — protein sequence MPTAEQHGFRPHSDGAFVPVQTRSERFRSVNVDDFAPVTGREHEWKLSPVAAFADLTGGELDGSRVEVESTDAAGVDVAWIARDDARVGGTGGIPEERAAANAWSSFGEALLVNVDGEDEKTVVVTRHGLGESPRAAHTVIQAAPNSRGLIVLRGTGPARLSENVEIIVGEGASLTVVSLQEWDDDAVHLASHFARLGRDSFLKHIVVSLGGKVVRVNPSTHLAEQGSDVEALGLYFADAGQHLEQQVFVHHDAPHTRSRVTYKGALQGEGARSVWIGDVLIGNAAVGTDSYEQNRNLVLTDGTRADSVPNLEIETGDIEGAGHASATGRFDDEQLFYLMARGIREDEARRLVVRGFLTEIVQKIGSPELEERLTAALEAELQGS from the coding sequence ATGCCCACCGCCGAGCAGCACGGGTTCCGACCGCACTCCGACGGCGCCTTCGTGCCCGTGCAGACGCGCTCCGAGCGCTTCCGATCGGTGAACGTCGACGACTTCGCCCCGGTCACCGGCCGCGAGCACGAGTGGAAGCTCTCGCCCGTCGCCGCGTTCGCCGACCTCACCGGCGGTGAGCTCGACGGCTCGCGCGTCGAGGTCGAGTCCACGGATGCCGCGGGCGTCGACGTCGCGTGGATCGCCCGCGACGACGCCCGCGTCGGCGGCACCGGCGGGATCCCCGAGGAGCGTGCCGCCGCGAACGCGTGGTCGAGCTTCGGCGAGGCCCTCCTCGTGAACGTCGACGGCGAGGACGAGAAGACCGTCGTCGTCACCCGCCACGGGCTCGGCGAGTCGCCGCGCGCCGCGCACACGGTCATCCAGGCGGCCCCGAACAGCCGCGGCCTCATCGTGCTCCGCGGCACGGGGCCGGCCCGCCTCAGCGAGAACGTCGAGATCATCGTCGGCGAGGGCGCATCGCTCACGGTCGTGTCCCTCCAGGAGTGGGACGACGACGCCGTGCACCTCGCGAGCCACTTCGCGCGGCTCGGCCGCGACTCGTTCCTCAAGCACATCGTCGTCTCGCTCGGCGGCAAGGTCGTGCGGGTCAACCCGTCGACGCACCTCGCCGAGCAGGGCTCCGACGTCGAGGCGCTCGGCCTCTACTTCGCCGACGCCGGCCAGCACCTCGAGCAGCAGGTGTTCGTGCACCACGACGCACCGCACACCCGCAGCCGCGTGACCTACAAGGGCGCGCTGCAGGGCGAGGGCGCGCGCAGTGTCTGGATCGGCGACGTGCTCATCGGCAACGCCGCGGTCGGCACCGACAGCTACGAGCAGAACCGCAACCTCGTGCTCACCGACGGCACCCGTGCCGACTCCGTGCCGAACCTCGAGATCGAGACCGGCGACATCGAAGGGGCCGGCCACGCGAGCGCGACCGGCCGCTTCGACGACGAGCAGCTGTTCTACCTGATGGCTCGCGGCATCCGCGAAGACGAGGCGCGCCGGCTCGTGGTGCGCGGCTTCCTCACCGAGATCGTCCAGAAGATCGGCTCGCCCGAGCTCGAGGAGCGGCTCACCGCCGCGCTCGAGGCCGAGCTGCAGGGGAGCTGA
- a CDS encoding GNAT family N-acetyltransferase, giving the protein MAHEIRMAGDDDFFGWLPLFEAYCRFYETDLDDAKALIVWNWIRDEHDPLEAALAVDEEGTPVGLAQYRVVPDTLQATRGLYLDDLYVDPESRGSGVGRALIEFVHARSREIGAGGVSWITAADNADAQKLYDNLARRTTWVTYEMDA; this is encoded by the coding sequence ATGGCACACGAGATCCGCATGGCGGGCGACGACGACTTCTTCGGCTGGCTGCCGCTGTTCGAGGCGTACTGCCGGTTCTACGAGACCGATCTCGACGACGCGAAGGCGCTCATCGTCTGGAACTGGATCCGCGACGAGCACGACCCGCTCGAGGCGGCGCTCGCGGTCGACGAGGAGGGCACGCCCGTGGGGCTCGCGCAGTACCGCGTCGTGCCCGACACGCTGCAGGCCACGCGCGGCCTGTACCTCGACGACCTCTACGTCGATCCCGAGTCGCGCGGTTCGGGCGTCGGGCGTGCGCTCATCGAGTTCGTGCACGCCCGCTCGCGTGAGATCGGCGCGGGCGGCGTGAGCTGGATCACCGCGGCCGACAACGCCGATGCTCAGAAGCTCTACGACAACCTCGCACGCCGCACGACGTGGGTCACCTACGAGATGGACGCCTGA
- the sufB gene encoding Fe-S cluster assembly protein SufB has translation MTDVLIDRPELEGLGTYEFGWADSDVAGASARRGISPEVVADISRLKEEPEWMLQRRQRALQLFERKPMPTWGADLSEIDFDNIKYFVRSTEKQAQTWEDLPDDIKNTYERLGIPEAERQRLVAGVAAQYESEVVYHQINEELERQGVIFMDTDTALREHPEFFEEYFGTVIPAGDNKFAALNTAVWSGGSFVYVPKGVHVEIPLQAYFRINTENMGQFERTLIIADEGSYVHYIEGCTAPIYKSDSLHSAVVEIIVKKNARVRYTTIQNWSNNVYNLVTKRATAAEGATMEWIDGNIGSKVTMKYPSIFLMGEHAKGETLSVAFAGPGQHQDAGAKMIHMAPYTQSSIVSKSIARGGGRAGYRGEVRVDANAHHAANTVRCDALLVDTISRSDTYPAIDIRVDDVVLGHEATVSKVSEEQLFYLMARGIPEDEAMAMIVRGFIEPIARELPMEYAMELNKLIEMGMEGSVG, from the coding sequence ATGACGGACGTACTGATCGACCGCCCCGAACTGGAAGGGCTCGGCACGTACGAGTTCGGCTGGGCCGACTCCGATGTCGCCGGCGCATCGGCCCGACGCGGCATCTCGCCCGAGGTCGTCGCCGACATCTCGCGGCTGAAAGAGGAGCCCGAATGGATGCTCCAGCGCCGCCAGCGCGCGCTGCAGCTCTTCGAGCGCAAGCCGATGCCCACCTGGGGCGCCGATCTCTCGGAGATCGACTTCGACAACATCAAGTACTTCGTCCGCTCCACCGAGAAGCAGGCCCAGACCTGGGAAGACCTGCCCGACGACATCAAGAACACCTACGAGCGCCTCGGCATCCCCGAGGCCGAGCGCCAGCGCCTCGTCGCCGGCGTCGCCGCGCAGTACGAGTCCGAGGTGGTCTACCACCAGATCAACGAGGAGCTCGAGCGCCAGGGCGTCATCTTCATGGACACCGACACGGCGCTGCGGGAGCACCCCGAGTTCTTCGAGGAGTACTTCGGCACGGTGATCCCGGCCGGCGACAACAAGTTCGCCGCGCTCAACACCGCGGTCTGGTCGGGCGGCTCGTTCGTCTACGTGCCGAAGGGCGTGCACGTCGAGATCCCGCTGCAGGCCTACTTCCGCATCAACACCGAGAACATGGGCCAGTTCGAGCGCACGCTCATCATCGCCGACGAGGGCTCCTATGTGCACTACATCGAGGGCTGCACGGCGCCGATCTACAAGTCGGACTCGCTGCACTCGGCAGTCGTCGAGATCATCGTGAAGAAGAACGCCCGCGTGCGCTACACGACGATCCAGAACTGGTCGAACAACGTCTACAACCTCGTCACCAAGCGGGCCACGGCCGCCGAGGGCGCCACCATGGAGTGGATCGACGGCAACATCGGCTCCAAGGTCACGATGAAGTACCCGTCGATCTTCCTCATGGGCGAGCACGCCAAGGGCGAGACCCTGTCGGTCGCCTTCGCGGGCCCGGGCCAGCACCAGGACGCCGGCGCCAAGATGATCCACATGGCGCCGTACACGCAGTCGTCGATCGTCTCGAAGTCGATCGCGCGCGGCGGCGGTCGCGCGGGTTACCGCGGCGAGGTCCGCGTCGACGCGAACGCCCACCACGCGGCGAACACGGTGCGCTGCGACGCCCTGCTCGTCGACACCATCTCCCGCTCCGACACCTACCCGGCGATCGACATCCGCGTCGACGACGTCGTGCTCGGCCACGAGGCCACGGTCTCGAAGGTCAGCGAAGAGCAGCTCTTCTACCTGATGGCTCGGGGCATCCCCGAAGACGAGGCCATGGCGATGATCGTGCGCGGCTTCATCGAGCCCATCGCGCGCGAGCTCCCCATGGAGTACGCGATGGAACTCAACAAGCTCATCGAGATGGGCATGGAAGGATCGGTCGGCTAG
- the valS gene encoding valine--tRNA ligase yields the protein MTDTPRIPDKPALEGLEAKWGGVWEQDGTYRFDRDSATRDAIYSIDTPPPTASGSLHIGHVFSFTHTDLVARYQRMRGRSVFYPMGWDDNGLPTERRVQNYYGVRCDPTLPYDPDFVPPFEGGDNKSTKAADQLPISRRNFIELCEKLTVEDEQEFEALFRALGLSVDWTQTYRTIADEALFTSQLAFIRNVERGEAYQALAPTLWDVTFRTAVAQAELEDREQAGHYHRVTFHRPDGGTVEIETSRPELIPACVALVAHPDDERYQPLFGTTVTTPVFGVEVPVVAHHLAQKDKGTGIAMICTFGDVTDVVWWRELDLPNRTIIGFDGRIVAEAPDAITSESGRAAFAELAGKTAYSAKQAVVEQLRSSGDLLGEPKAITHPVKFFEKGDRPLEIVSTRQWYIVNGARDEELRSRLVDGGREIDWRPDFMRVRYENWVGGLAGDWLISRQRFFGVPIPVWYPLDADGNPVFDEPIVATRELLPVDPSSATAPGYEESQRGEPGGFVGEHDIMDTWATSSLTPQLAGGWERDPELFDLVFPYSLRPQAQDIIRTWLFSTVLRAELEHGTRPWANTAISGFIVDPDRKKMSKSKGNVVTPAGLLEQHGSDAVRYWAASSRLGVDAAFDPQNPTQVKIGRRLSIKVLNAAKFILGFDGSADAPVTVPIDRSMLAELADVVASATRSFDAYDHARALEVAETFFWTFCDDYLELVKERAYGEPSPEQASAVAALKTALSVLLRLFAPVIPFATEEAWRWSNAGSVHRAAWPTTDELAARGEAGVELLELASLALTGIRRAKTDAKASQKTPVSSAVIAAPATAIALLESAASDLRAVGRIASLSFVEADEFEVRDIVLAAPEA from the coding sequence ATGACCGACACCCCGCGCATCCCCGACAAGCCCGCACTCGAGGGCCTCGAGGCCAAGTGGGGCGGCGTCTGGGAGCAGGACGGCACCTACCGGTTCGACCGCGACTCCGCCACGCGCGACGCGATCTACTCGATCGACACGCCGCCGCCCACCGCGTCGGGCTCGCTGCACATCGGCCACGTGTTCTCGTTCACGCACACCGACCTCGTGGCGCGGTACCAGCGCATGCGCGGCCGCAGCGTCTTCTACCCCATGGGCTGGGACGACAACGGCCTGCCCACCGAGCGCCGCGTGCAGAACTACTACGGCGTGCGATGCGACCCGACGCTGCCGTACGACCCCGACTTCGTGCCGCCGTTCGAGGGCGGCGACAACAAGAGCACGAAGGCCGCCGACCAGCTGCCGATCAGCCGCCGCAACTTCATCGAACTGTGCGAGAAGCTGACGGTGGAGGACGAGCAGGAGTTCGAGGCGCTGTTCCGCGCGCTCGGCCTGTCGGTCGACTGGACGCAGACCTATCGCACGATCGCCGACGAGGCGCTGTTCACCTCGCAGCTCGCGTTCATCCGCAACGTCGAGCGCGGCGAGGCCTACCAGGCGCTCGCGCCCACGCTCTGGGACGTGACGTTCCGCACCGCGGTGGCCCAGGCCGAACTCGAGGACCGCGAGCAGGCCGGCCACTACCATCGCGTGACCTTCCACCGCCCCGACGGCGGCACGGTCGAGATCGAGACGAGCCGCCCCGAGCTCATCCCCGCGTGCGTGGCCCTCGTCGCGCACCCCGACGACGAGCGCTACCAGCCCCTCTTCGGCACGACCGTGACGACGCCCGTGTTCGGCGTCGAGGTGCCGGTCGTGGCGCATCACCTCGCCCAGAAGGACAAGGGCACGGGCATCGCCATGATCTGCACCTTCGGCGATGTGACCGACGTCGTGTGGTGGCGCGAGCTCGACCTCCCGAACCGCACGATCATCGGGTTCGACGGCCGCATCGTCGCGGAGGCGCCCGACGCCATCACGTCGGAGTCCGGTCGTGCCGCGTTCGCCGAGCTCGCCGGCAAGACCGCCTACTCCGCCAAGCAGGCCGTGGTCGAGCAGCTCCGATCGTCGGGCGACCTGCTCGGCGAGCCCAAGGCCATCACGCACCCCGTGAAGTTCTTCGAGAAGGGCGACCGCCCGCTCGAGATCGTCTCCACGCGCCAGTGGTACATCGTGAACGGCGCGCGCGACGAGGAGCTGCGGTCGCGCCTCGTCGACGGCGGTCGTGAGATCGACTGGCGCCCCGACTTCATGCGCGTGCGCTACGAGAACTGGGTGGGCGGCCTCGCTGGCGACTGGCTGATCTCCCGCCAGCGCTTCTTCGGCGTGCCGATCCCGGTGTGGTACCCGCTCGACGCAGACGGGAATCCCGTGTTCGACGAGCCCATCGTCGCGACGCGCGAGCTGCTGCCGGTCGACCCGTCGTCGGCCACTGCGCCGGGCTACGAGGAGTCGCAGCGCGGCGAGCCGGGCGGCTTCGTCGGCGAGCACGACATCATGGACACCTGGGCGACGTCCTCGCTCACGCCGCAGCTCGCGGGCGGCTGGGAGCGCGACCCCGAGCTGTTCGACCTCGTCTTCCCGTACTCGCTGCGGCCGCAGGCGCAGGACATCATCCGCACGTGGCTGTTCTCCACGGTGCTGCGCGCCGAGCTCGAGCACGGCACCCGGCCGTGGGCGAACACGGCGATCTCGGGCTTCATCGTCGACCCCGACCGCAAGAAGATGTCGAAGTCGAAGGGCAACGTGGTGACCCCCGCGGGCCTCCTCGAGCAGCACGGCTCCGACGCGGTGCGGTACTGGGCCGCGTCGAGCCGCCTCGGCGTCGACGCCGCGTTCGATCCGCAGAACCCGACGCAGGTGAAGATCGGCCGTCGCCTCAGCATCAAGGTGCTGAACGCCGCGAAGTTCATCCTCGGCTTCGACGGAAGCGCGGATGCCCCGGTGACCGTGCCGATCGACCGCAGCATGCTCGCCGAGCTCGCCGACGTCGTCGCGAGCGCCACGCGTTCGTTCGACGCCTACGACCACGCCCGGGCGCTCGAGGTCGCCGAGACCTTCTTCTGGACCTTCTGCGACGACTACCTCGAGCTCGTGAAGGAGCGCGCCTACGGCGAGCCCAGCCCCGAGCAGGCCTCGGCCGTCGCGGCGCTGAAGACCGCGCTCTCGGTGCTGCTGCGCCTGTTCGCACCGGTCATCCCGTTCGCGACCGAGGAGGCCTGGCGCTGGTCGAACGCGGGCTCGGTGCACCGCGCCGCGTGGCCGACGACCGACGAGCTCGCCGCCCGCGGTGAGGCCGGTGTCGAGCTGCTCGAGCTCGCGAGTCTGGCGCTCACGGGCATCCGTCGCGCCAAGACCGACGCGAAGGCGTCGCAGAAGACCCCGGTGTCGAGCGCCGTGATCGCCGCCCCGGCGACCGCGATCGCGCTGCTCGAGTCGGCGGCATCCGACCTCCGCGCGGTGGGGCGCATCGCGTCGCTGTCGTTCGTGGAGGCCGACGAGTTCGAGGTGCGCGACATCGTGCTCGCCGCACCCGAGGCGTAG
- a CDS encoding methyltransferase domain-containing protein, which produces MQRDGESIESAPAEAYTHGHHESVLRVHSWRTVENSAAYLAPHLEAGARVLDVGSGPGTITIDLARRVRPGLVTGVDAAADVVARAAGLASSERVDNVDFRVGDAYALEFADAAFDVVHAHQVLQHLARPVDALREFRRVLKPGGILAVRDVDYGGVIWSPASSGLDRWLELYHDVAIGNGGEPDAGRHLTRWVREAGFVDADSTATTWVFSTALEREWWGNSWAERATQSQFAAHAIESGHSNPAELARIGQAWRDWATDDDGWLLMPHAEVLARA; this is translated from the coding sequence ATGCAGCGCGACGGGGAGTCGATCGAGTCCGCACCGGCCGAGGCCTACACGCACGGCCATCACGAGAGCGTGCTCCGCGTGCACTCCTGGCGCACGGTGGAGAACTCGGCCGCCTACCTCGCGCCGCACCTCGAGGCCGGCGCCCGCGTGCTCGACGTCGGCAGCGGCCCCGGAACCATCACAATCGACCTCGCGCGCCGCGTGCGACCCGGCCTCGTGACGGGCGTCGACGCCGCCGCCGACGTCGTGGCGCGCGCGGCCGGCCTCGCTTCGAGCGAGCGCGTCGACAACGTCGACTTCCGCGTCGGCGATGCCTACGCCCTCGAGTTCGCGGATGCCGCGTTCGACGTCGTGCACGCGCACCAGGTGCTGCAGCACCTCGCCCGCCCCGTCGACGCGCTGCGCGAGTTCCGTCGGGTGCTGAAACCCGGCGGCATCCTCGCGGTGCGCGACGTCGACTACGGCGGCGTGATCTGGAGCCCGGCCTCGTCGGGCCTCGACCGCTGGCTCGAGCTCTACCACGACGTCGCGATCGGCAACGGCGGGGAGCCCGACGCGGGCCGTCACCTCACGCGCTGGGTGCGCGAGGCGGGCTTCGTCGACGCGGATTCCACCGCGACGACCTGGGTGTTCTCGACCGCGCTCGAGCGGGAGTGGTGGGGCAACTCGTGGGCCGAGCGGGCGACGCAGTCGCAGTTCGCGGCACACGCGATCGAGTCGGGACACTCGAACCCCGCCGAGCTCGCGCGCATCGGGCAGGCGTGGCGCGACTGGGCGACCGACGACGACGGCTGGTTGCTCATGCCGCACGCCGAGGTGCTCGCGCGGGCCTGA